A window of the Erpetoichthys calabaricus chromosome 10, fErpCal1.3, whole genome shotgun sequence genome harbors these coding sequences:
- the mc3r gene encoding melanocortin receptor 3, with translation MNVTQLKGSFPFKTSNSTEDYNESSLISNRSVSEFCEQVLIKAEIFLILGIISLLENILVILAIIKNKNLHSPMYFFLCSLAAADMLVSVSNSLETIVIAILNNGYLIVHDRFIQLMDNIFDSMICISLVASICNLLVIAIDRYITIFYALRYHSIMSVKKALTLICLIWVVCIFCGIIFIVYSESKTVIVCLITMFFAMLVLMASLYVHMFMLARLHIKRIAALPVEGVMQQRTCMKGAITITILLGVFICCWAPFFLHLILIITCPKNPYCVCYMSHFTTYLVLIMCNSVIDPIIYAFRSLEMRKTFKEIICCYGLSFSVRCQDLDLTSAG, from the coding sequence ATGAATGTGACACAGCTAAAAGGGAGTTTTCCATTTAAGACCTCTAACAGCACTGAAGACTACAATGAGTCGAGCTTGATAAGTAACAGAAGTGTTTCAGAGTTCTGTGAACAGGTCCTCATTAAAGCTGAAATCTTTCTAATTCTTGGTATCATCAGCCTGCTGGAAAATATCCTTGTGATTTTAGCCATCAtcaagaacaaaaatctgcacTCTCCCATGTACTTTTTTCTCTGCAGCCTTGCAGCAGCTGACATGCTGGTCAGTGTGTCCAATTCCCTGGAGACTATTGTCATTGCCATCTTGAACAACGGCTACCTCATAGTGCACGACAGGTTCATCCAGCTCATGGACAATATCTTTGACTCAATGATCTGCATCTCACTGGTTGCCTCCATTTGTAACTTGCTCGTCATTGCTATTGACAGGTATATCACTATTTTCTATGCTCTGCGCTACCACAGCATCATGTCTGTAAAGAAAGCTTTGACTCTGATCTGCCTGATTTGGGTGGTATGCATATTCTGTggcattatttttattgtgtactCTGAGAGCAAGACTGTGATTGTGTGCCTTATCACCATGTTTTTTGCCATGCTTGTCCTCATGGCCTCTCTTTACGTACACATGTTCATGCTTGCCAGGCTGCACATCAAACGAATTGCTGCGCTGCCTGTCGAAGGTGTCATGCAGCAGAGAACTTGCATGAAAGGGGCCATCACTATCACAATACTTCTGGGAGTCTTCATCTGCTGCTGGGCACCTTTTTTTTTGCACCTAATTCTCATCATCACTTGCCCCAAGAATCCGTACTGTGTCTGCTACATGTCACACTTCACCACCTACCTGGTCCTGATCATGTGCAACTCGGTCATTGACCCCATTATCTATGCCTTCCGGAGTCTGGAGATGCGTAAGACATTCAAGGAGATTATCTGCTGCTATGGACTGAGTTTTAGTGTTCGCTGCCAAGATTTAGACTTGACATCTGCTGGCTGA